One window of Quercus robur chromosome 12, dhQueRobu3.1, whole genome shotgun sequence genomic DNA carries:
- the LOC126708889 gene encoding protein RADIALIS-like 3 isoform X2, protein MDDFPKVLCGWSWEENKLFELALAVVDEEDPDRWEMVAAMVGGKKSAEDVQKHYVILLEDLQVIESGKLDHKLGEAQPCGQVDCTQPRCWTDEDNNLLVQWNIN, encoded by the coding sequence ATGGATGACTTTCCAAAGGTTTTGTGTGGGTGGAGCTGGGAGGAGAACAAGTTGTTTGAGCTGGCTTTGGCAGTGGTAGATGAAGAGGACCCAGATCGGTGGGAAATGGTTGCAGCCATGGTCGGAGGCAAGAAGAGTGCAGAGGATGTGCAGAAACATTATGTGATCCTTTTGGAGGATTTGCAGGTTATAGAATCTGGTAAGCTGGATCATAAACTAGGTGAAGCTCAGCCTTGTGGTCAAGTTGATTGCACACAACCCAGATGCTGGACTGATGAAGATAACAA